A part of Clostridia bacterium genomic DNA contains:
- a CDS encoding accessory gene regulator B family protein, whose product MYNVISTKITRKLLKHNLIDEKKQNIYSYGFEVLVSYFSYLAIAIIIAFATKTFIPSMIFVFSFSILRKYAGGAHANSYKLCHMLFSINHVAFVLFIKNFPVKYINVFTICILSLMLLVVWLLAPIDHEHRRFNKAEQRFFKHTSRMYMLLISLLLYIISKETACTEFVLSYLFGSFSATISLIFGWVKNRKRLV is encoded by the coding sequence ATGTATAATGTAATTTCAACCAAAATAACTCGAAAATTGTTAAAACATAATTTGATAGATGAAAAAAAGCAGAATATTTATTCATATGGTTTCGAAGTGTTGGTAAGTTATTTTTCGTATTTGGCAATAGCTATAATCATTGCTTTTGCAACCAAAACATTTATTCCATCCATGATATTTGTTTTTTCGTTTTCCATTTTGCGTAAATATGCTGGTGGCGCACATGCAAACTCTTATAAACTTTGCCATATGCTTTTTTCCATAAATCATGTTGCGTTTGTTCTTTTCATCAAAAATTTCCCAGTAAAATATATTAATGTTTTTACAATATGTATATTGAGTTTGATGTTGCTTGTAGTTTGGCTTTTAGCGCCGATTGATCACGAACATCGTCGTTTTAATAAAGCAGAACAAAGATTTTTTAAGCACACTAGTCGAATGTATATGCTGCTAATTTCACTTCTATTGTATATAATCTCAAAAGAAACAGCATGTACAGAATTTGTTTTGAGTTACTTGTTTGGTAGTTTTTCTGCGACAATTTCACTAATTTTCGGGTGGGTGAAAAATAGAAAACGATTGGTTTGA